A segment of the Hallerella succinigenes genome:
CTATTCGTTGCATAAAGGATTAATTGCGTAAAATACTATTGTTCATTCTGCTAATAATTTCCATACATTCTTTTGCTTTAACGCTTGATCAGGTTCGAGCAAACTTGAAGAAAAATTCTATATCAGGCGATTCTATAGAAATTAATGTTCGCACATCTGTTTCTACAGCTGGTTCAAAGCAATCGGTCTCCGTTTTCTTTGTTCAAAAAGGAAAAAAAATTTATTCTGAAATAAATACCTCTTTTTTGAATCAAAGAAGTATTGTGAACGATTCTCGGATGAAAATTATTGATTTGAATACCAATAAATTTCAAATAATACCGTATAACGGGGAACCATTGAATGTTGTGTCTTACACGCATTTTATGCTGCCTCTGCCATTGAACGCCACAAACGGATCCGATTTCGCATCTCAGGAACATTTGATACAAATCCAAAATTCAAAGAGGTCGGGAAATGGTGGTAAAACTTCATGCATTATAAATTATATGCCATGATGGAGGTGTTTTTCCACTTGGACCGATTTTTCGGGGGAGTATCCTGCAATGCCCGGATCTACCATGCCGAAAATCATTGCGAGATGGGAAAGTACGAGGAAAGCGGCGAGAAGGATCATGGGAATTCCCGCTGTGAGATATGAGAAGATGGCGGTTGCGTCTACCCACGTGCGAAATTCGCCATTTGAAGTGAGGGGAATGACCACGGTGGGAACAAGGTAAGTGATGATTAGAATGAATGCGATTCCGCCAAGAATGCTACTGCATCGGTTTAAAATACGAATCCAGCCGTTTTTGTGCTGCCAATCTCGCTCTTTACGACGTCAAGTCAAATGGGAGAAATTCTTGTAAAGTGTTTGTTCCGTCAATGATTTCCTAAAAACGATAGCCCTAAATTATCTTTTGATGTTTTGCAGCGTCATGAATGGATGCCTTTGGAATTTCCATTTCGTCATTGCCTTTGTGGACAATTTGTCAATAATCATTTTGTAAGGGTTATCAATCTTTTGCTTTATTCGGCTATTTTTTTGTAGCGATAAACAAAAAGTTTCGCTAAGGATGTTAGGGTGTCTAGAATGCATTGTAAGGCTATAACTTCGGCGTTTGTTGTAATTTCTTGCTTTTTTGCATCAACGTCATTGGCGGAAACCTCTCTTCATGTTCGTCTTGGCGATAGTATTCGCCCTGTAACTCATGTAGCAACAGGGTCTTTGTATGGGTTGACGGAAACTTATCCTGTCGATATAGCCAGGGACGTGGAACCTTTGAAACCGAACGCTTTTTTGGCTCCTGCCCGTAGCGGACAGGGGCGTCAACAACCGATTGGCGGTGCGTTTCTCGTTTCTCCACGGATTGAAAATACCACAGCGAAGATTCATATTCGGCTGGCTGACATTCTACCGGGATGGCCCTATAATTTCAAAGACATGAATCATTGGCTTTCTGAAGTGGAATCTGTCATCGAAGATAGAAAAGCGGCCAAGGTACAGAATTTTGATGGCTATGAAATTTGGAATGAACCCGGCGGAACTTGGACAAGTACGACCATCGATTTTAATTCCGGATTATGGAAAACAACTTATGACTTTATTCGTCAAAAAGATCCGGAAGCAAGAATCATTGGTCCCTCGTATGCTTGGTACAACAGCAGCCGCATGGAGGCTTTTATAAAGTATTGTTCGGAAAACGATTGCTTGCCCGATGTTATCAGCTGGCATCAATGGGGTTCCGAAGGATTTGTTGGCGCCATTGAACATTATCGGAGTCTTGAAAAAAAGTACAATGTAACGCCACGCGCGGTGAGTATTAATGAGTATTCATCCGGCACGCATACGTTGGAAGGTTGCCCGGGAGTTTCTGTGCCATTTATCGCTAAATTTGAACGTCATGGGGTGGAAAGCGCGATGATTTCTTGGTGGTTCACCAATTTGCCCGGACGTCTGGGAAGCTTGCTCACGGCAAAAAATGAACGCGGGGGCGGTTGGTATTTATACAAATGGTATGGAGACATGAGCGGTTATATGGCAAAAGTCATTCCGCCAAATGACAAGAGCGACAGTGTCGATGGATTTGCCGCTGTAGATTTACAAAGAAAAGTGGCGAGCATTGTTGTGGGAGGAAATACCCTAGGGGAAGTCCCTGTAAAAATTGACAACATTCCCGAAGTCTTTGGAAACAAGGTCAATGTTGATGTTGAATATGTCGTTTGGGTAGACAAGGATTCGGCCGTTGCCTCTACAATTCTTGAATCTAGCCAGGAATACGAAGTGTCAAATTCCTCCATTACGATTCCAATCCATATCCAGAATGTTTACTATGCCTATCGCATTTACATAACGCCTTCTATTCCTCAAGCGCCTTTTGGGGAGGAGGCAAAGAGTATTCCGGGCAAAATTGAAAGTGAAAATTACGATTTAGGGGGAGAAGGAAAGTCCTATCATGATATGGATGCCGAAAACAGGGGCGGGATGTATCGAGAAGATGGGGTGGATATCGTTGAAACGGGGGATGGTTACGCTTTGGGATACACGGTTGCTGATGAATGGACGGAGTATACTATTCATGTGGATTCCAATGGTGTTTATAATGTGGATGCTCGTGTAGCAACTGCTATGGATACAGCAGGTTTTGAACTATACATCGATGAAAAGCGGATTTTAGACCCGATTTTCGTTGCCAAAGTGGATTCTACATTTGATACATACAAAGAAATAGCATTGGGTTCCGTGGAACTGGATAGAGGGGAGCATGTTTTGAAATTGAAAATTGTCAAGAGCTATATCAATATAGACTGGATTCAATTCCGTCTTGCCGGAAACGAAGAACATACTAGTATCAAAACACCGTCAATGCAATTCCAAAAGGCAATTTCTGCTGAATATCGTGTATTTGATTTTCAAGGAAATTGGCTCGGAACGATTTCAGGCAAAAGCCGGGAAGAGTTGCAATTCAAAATCGGGAACTTGGTGAATCGGAACGGTGTCTTTTTGTTGAAACCGCTGAAATCGGGAAAAGGATTCCGGATTCAAGTACTGGATAAGTAGCAATGCTCGGCTTTTAAAAAGAAGACTCTACGAAGCAATTCTTTTTGCTTGCCATCGTGGTGCTTTGCGCATTCACCGCTTGTAGCGATGATAGCGACGTTTCTCCTAAGCAGCGTGGCAAGGTGGGCGTGGAATTCCTTGGACCATTTGTTTGAAAAATAGTTTTCTTCGAGTCCGAGAAAGCGTTGCGTTGGTCTATAGCATTTCTGGTTTTGCATATGGTGTGGATAGTCGGTGAACCGAAGTTGAAAAATTTTATATATTTTCAACGACTTTTCACTCTAACCAAAAGGCAAAAAATATGGCTTCTAAAATTAAATCCGTTGTTGCCCGCCAGATCCTCGATTCTCGCGGCAATCCCTCCCTCGAAGTTGATGTTACCCTCGAAAACGGTGTGACCGGTCACGCTGCTGTTCCGAGCGGCGCTTCCACCGGCGAACGCGAAGCTTGCGAACTCCGCGACGGTGACAAGAAGACTTACTGCGGTAAGGGCACGCTCACTGCTGTGAAGAACGTGAACACCAAGATTGCTAAGAAGATCATCGGCATGGATCCGTCCAAGCAGACCGAAGTTGACGATGCCATGATTGCTCTCGACGGCAACCGCATGCTCAAGAACAAGCTCGGTGCAAACGCTATCCTCGGCGTTTCCATGGCTGTCTGCGTTGCTGCCGCTAAGGACGCAGGCCTTCCGCTTTATCAGTATATCGCCAATCTCCATGGCACCAAGAAGCTCACGCTCCCGTGCCCGATGTGCAACGTGATCAACGGCGGTGCACACTCTAGCGCTCCGATCGACTTCCAGGAATTCATGATTGCTCCGGTTGGCGCAAAGACTTTCTCCAAGGGCCTCCAGATGGTCACCGAAATCTTCCACGCCCTCAAGGCTGTGTTGAAGAAGGGTGGCTTCGACACCACCGTTGGTGACGAAGGCGGCTTCGCTCCTGGTGTTTCTATCAAGCCGGCTAAGAACAAGTTCGGTTACGAAATCACTGGCGTGATGACCCTCGAAAAGGCTCTCGACGCTTTGAAGACTGCAACCACCAATGCCGGTTACAAGTTCGGCACTGACATCAAGATCGCTCTTGACGTTGCTTCTTCCGAATTCTGCGACAAGAACACCAAGGCTGGCAAGCCGGAAACCTACACCTTCAAGAAGAGCACCAAGAAGACTCTCAAGTCTGCCGACATGGTGAAGCTCTATGAAAAGCTCATTGACAAGTATTCCATCTTCTCCATCGAAGACGGTCTCGATGAAGCTGACTGGGCTGGCTGGAAGGTCATGACCGACAAGCTTGGGTCCAAGATCAACCTCGTGGGTGACGACCTGTTCGTGACGAACCCGACCATCTTCGACGAAGGCATCAAGGCCGGCATCGCTAACGCCATCCTCATCAAGGTGAACCAGGTGGGTTCCGTTTCTGAAACCCTCGCTGCTATCAAGCGCGCTCAGGTCGAAGGCTATGCTCCGATCGTTTCTCACCGTTCTGGTGAAACGGAAGACACCTTCATTGCGGACCTCGCCGTCGGTACCGCCGCTGGCCAGATCAAGACGGGTTCTCTCTCCCGTACGGACCGCGTCTGCAAGTACAACCGTCTTCTCCGCATCGAAGAAGAACTCGGCAAGAAGGCTGTCTACGCAGGCGATCCTCGCAAGGCTGTAAAGCCGGCTGCTAAGAAGGCTGCCTGCAAGAAGTGCTGCAAGAAGTAATTTCTAACCATTAGAATTGCTGAAAGAGGCGCCCTTTCGGGGGCGCCTCTTTGCGTATATGACGGCAAGCCTTGTATAATCCGCTATGCTTCGGAAAATCGCGATTTAATCTTATAATTGGAGCTTGAGCCTTTTTTGTTTTGGGAATAAAAGTTTATCTGTTTGCAGAAATCGTATGAAAAAATTTACATGGCCTGATTTATGGCAAAAGAAATGTAAATTATGCTTGTCAAGTTTAAACTGGACTTTCTTGTGCAGAAACATCAAGAGGATTATAGATGAATTCATTGAAAACAATCGCCACAGGCACACTTGCCTTGTCGGCGTGTTTTAGCGTTTTGGTCGGTTGCGGTGGCGCATCTTCGGATGGCGAAATGGCTAACGGCGCGTTACTCCGTCAGGAAACGCTTTACTTGTCTGGTCAGCAGAATTCAGCACCGGGTTCTTTCAACCCGTTGGCA
Coding sequences within it:
- the eno gene encoding phosphopyruvate hydratase; amino-acid sequence: MASKIKSVVARQILDSRGNPSLEVDVTLENGVTGHAAVPSGASTGEREACELRDGDKKTYCGKGTLTAVKNVNTKIAKKIIGMDPSKQTEVDDAMIALDGNRMLKNKLGANAILGVSMAVCVAAAKDAGLPLYQYIANLHGTKKLTLPCPMCNVINGGAHSSAPIDFQEFMIAPVGAKTFSKGLQMVTEIFHALKAVLKKGGFDTTVGDEGGFAPGVSIKPAKNKFGYEITGVMTLEKALDALKTATTNAGYKFGTDIKIALDVASSEFCDKNTKAGKPETYTFKKSTKKTLKSADMVKLYEKLIDKYSIFSIEDGLDEADWAGWKVMTDKLGSKINLVGDDLFVTNPTIFDEGIKAGIANAILIKVNQVGSVSETLAAIKRAQVEGYAPIVSHRSGETEDTFIADLAVGTAAGQIKTGSLSRTDRVCKYNRLLRIEEELGKKAVYAGDPRKAVKPAAKKAACKKCCKK
- a CDS encoding carbohydrate-binding protein; this translates as MHCKAITSAFVVISCFFASTSLAETSLHVRLGDSIRPVTHVATGSLYGLTETYPVDIARDVEPLKPNAFLAPARSGQGRQQPIGGAFLVSPRIENTTAKIHIRLADILPGWPYNFKDMNHWLSEVESVIEDRKAAKVQNFDGYEIWNEPGGTWTSTTIDFNSGLWKTTYDFIRQKDPEARIIGPSYAWYNSSRMEAFIKYCSENDCLPDVISWHQWGSEGFVGAIEHYRSLEKKYNVTPRAVSINEYSSGTHTLEGCPGVSVPFIAKFERHGVESAMISWWFTNLPGRLGSLLTAKNERGGGWYLYKWYGDMSGYMAKVIPPNDKSDSVDGFAAVDLQRKVASIVVGGNTLGEVPVKIDNIPEVFGNKVNVDVEYVVWVDKDSAVASTILESSQEYEVSNSSITIPIHIQNVYYAYRIYITPSIPQAPFGEEAKSIPGKIESENYDLGGEGKSYHDMDAENRGGMYREDGVDIVETGDGYALGYTVADEWTEYTIHVDSNGVYNVDARVATAMDTAGFELYIDEKRILDPIFVAKVDSTFDTYKEIALGSVELDRGEHVLKLKIVKSYINIDWIQFRLAGNEEHTSIKTPSMQFQKAISAEYRVFDFQGNWLGTISGKSREELQFKIGNLVNRNGVFLLKPLKSGKGFRIQVLDK